The Peromyscus maniculatus bairdii isolate BWxNUB_F1_BW_parent chromosome 3, HU_Pman_BW_mat_3.1, whole genome shotgun sequence genome segment TGGGCACAGAAACcgcctctctctacctcccttccctccctatGCTCCCACTGTATCCCTTTTTGGCTCCCGGAGAGGGAACTGGTGTTTTTAAGGACAAATAAACAGAGGGCTTTATATGGCCACCAGGCCGGGTGGGTCACGCGACCTCAATCTAGCCTCTAACCTACCACCACACGCAACTTGGAGCTCCAAAAGCCGTCGGAGGATCTTCTCCAAACGGCCTTGACCCCTGCACCAGATCTCCTCTGATCAGTCCCACCCACTCCCCTGCATGAGCAACCTCATCTCACCTCTTCCAGAGGCTGCTGCTCTTCGAATCCCTGACCTGACCCGGTGTATAGGGATCGTGGTGCTGGTCCTCCCCCACACCTGCTTGAGCCCTGCGACCCTAGCTTTTCCGCCCAGACCACAGCTCCTCCAAAACTGGAGGCTGACATTTCCGTTCTATCCGTGCAGGCAGAGGCGCCCCAGAGGCGCCGCCGGGTCCTGGCGCTGGTGTCCGGAGACGCCGCAAGTCGCGGACAGCGTTCACTGCACAGCAGGTGCTGGAGCTGGAGCGGCGATTCGTCTTCCAGAAGTACTTGGCACCGTCGGAGCGCGACGGACTGGCCGCGCGGCTGGGCCTGGCCAATGCGCAAGTGGTCACTTGGTTCCAGAACCGTCGCGCCAAGCTCAAGCGAGATGTGGAGGAGATGCGCGCGGACGTGGCCTCCCTGTGCGCGTTGTCTCCGGGAGTCCTGTGCCACCTGGCACTGCCAGACAGCGCTTCAAGCCCTGACCCTGGCCCTACAGGGCCTGACTCTGAGCCCCACTTATCAGATGAAGAGATACAGGTGGACGATTGAAAGCAAGGCCCCTGCCAGCCCTGGGTGCCAGGGCCCTGGACTCCTCACCTCTGCTAGGGGCCTTGTCTGGGTTCCCGGGTGGAGGGAAGAGACCCATTTAGCCCTGTTTTGTCCCTCAGTCCAcactcctactttttttttttttttttttttttttttccttactcgTTGAGAATAAAGCCGCCGCTCTGCTGCAAGGTGCCTCAGTCCGGGATGCTCGCAGCCCAAACCAACGCAATCTGCTACTTACTGGGAAATTAATTGGTTTTGCTGCTTTGCGGCTCCTTTAAAACGCGGTGCTTCTTTTAGCCGTGGTAGCAACCCCAAAAGGTAGGTGTCTGGCTATGCTCATTTTCCAAAAGAATCTTGAGGTCAGGATGTGGACGCAGGCATCAGCTGCCCTTCAGAGAGCCGCCTGTCTTTCCCCTCTGGAGACACTGGATGGAGAGGAAGTGGGCAGGACTCCAGCGGTGGCTTCCGGCCACTACCCCCTACTGGCCACCTTTGTTCCCAGGACTCTGTCTGCAGTCTTGCAGACCTCAGCACTAAACTTTAGGTTGTCCCCTATGTGATAACCTGTTTCTTTCCGTTCCCTACTCTTAATCAAGCTTTACCAGGTTCCGGGCATTAAGCGCTTCACACTAAGCCTAGTGcgggtgcacacctgtgatcttagcatttgggaggtggaggcaggaggatcaagagttctaggtcagcctgggctacatcacacacacacacacacacacacacacacacacacacacacacacacatacacacacacaccaatgaacaAAGAACTCTATGATGGGACACAGTGACACCAATGTCTGGAAAGAGGGCACCCCCACTTCTACCTCTGGGACCTCTGTCCAGGTATGGGGGCGGCGGGGCACAACTGACTGCTGAGAGGAGCTCGAAATAGCTGTGACTGTCACAAGGACATCTTAGCCTGGCCCCACTGCTGACATCTCCGACATGCCTTTCTTCTGGCCATTGATCACCCTCCTGCAACGGCACTTGGGGAGGGACCAGGAGCAGTGAGGAGTTCCAGGCCCACCCTGCCAGTCTTTAGGAGACCACCGTTCAGCTAGAGCCTCAGCTGCATTCCAGGGAGGGTGACTAAGGCTGGAAGGCAGGAGTGATCCTGGTGTCTTCACACAAGAATGAAGTGCTTCGTGTGAATTAATCAGCAGGCCAGCCCAACTGACAGACTTCTGGTCTGGGACCACCAAGGACACCGCCCTTGTAGGTGGTAAGATGGGGttcatctttctgcttctctgaaacaagcttttgttttgttttttgtttttgtttttcaacacagaatttctctgtgtagccctggctgtcctggaactcactttgtagaccaggctggccagaaatccaccagcctctacctcccaagtgctgggattaagggtgtgtgccaccatactggacatactcttcttttttttttttaagattaatttattttcatcttgtgtatatgagtgttttgcttgcacatacatatgcatactgtgtgtgcctggtgccaacaCTGctggaagagagtgttggatcccctggaattggatggttttttttgttttgctttgtttttgtttgtttgtttgttcttttgttgtttttgagacagggtttttctgtgtagttttggtgcctgttctggatcttgctctgtagaccaggctggcctcgagctcacaagatccacctgcctttggattaaaggcgtgcgccaccgccgccgctgcccggatggaattggagttatagtcAGTTGTGAGCCCACAtcagctgggagctgaacccaagtcctctgccagAACAGAAAGTGCCACTTCTCTAGCCCTGGCATTTTGCTTGCCCCTCCGCCCCGCCCCCTGGCACAAAACAAAAGCACGTGGTTTCAACTCCTTCAGGCACTAGCCCTATGGAGGTGACTAGGAAGCAGATGTCTAGGGAGAGAGGCAAGAGGACCGGGAAGGAAATTGGAGTAGGCACTGTACTGTAACAAGGCATCATCTTCAAGACGTTAGGGAGGCCAAGCAGAACACTGCTTAGGGTAGGTAGGCTGATATGGTGGCATGAGAGAGACTGCCAGAGGTCTTCGGCCACTGCAGAGAGTAGCAGCAGAGAGTTCACAGCTTGGTTGGGAGAAGTGTGGGGGCAGTCACAGAAGGGAATCCATGTGATTCTAGTGACTGGGACTAGATGACTGTCAACCTTATCAACTGGAAGGAAAATGGCACGGGACGGAAACTGTGACCACTGATACAGAGCTAAGACCCTGGCAGTCGTGTTCAGAACATACTCTTTGCAGCTGCACCGCCCTTCCGTATGCACAGGTACCACAGCCGCCCTGGCCCCGGCCCCACCATGCTCCATCACCGCCTTCCAGACCCCCTCTGTGGGACTCTCCCAGCAGGCCGTCCTCTCTGTTGGGTTGCCCAGCACCGCCAGATTCTGGCACTGTTACACCAGCACCCCCAGGAACCCCAGGATGGCTGGACACCTCCTTTTGTAATGACTCTGAATCTGAGCTTCTGCAACAGAGCCCTGTTCACTAGAAGCAGTGGGTGTACAGCAGGCAGGGGGCAGGGTATTAGAGGATCTTACGACTCAAGTTCAGACGAGGCTAGGAAGTCCGGAGGAGGGGACATCGTTTAAAGGTGTGTCCAAAAGCCAATGTGAAAATattgtaaggtgtgtgtgtgtgtgtgtgtgtgtgtgcgcgcacgcgcgcagtTTTTCATGTATATGTGGCTGCAAGGAtttttgcatatgtatgcatctgtgtgccagtgtgcatgcatgtgtgtttaagtCCACATGGAGTTCAGGGGTCAATAGCAGGTGTCGTCCTCggttgctctctaccttattttattGAGATggagtttcactttgtagccccggctggcctgaaacccactatgtagaccagactggccttgaagtctcagagatccacctatctctgcacatgctaccatgcctggctcctccttatagaaagaaaggaaggaaagaaggaaggaaggaagggagggagggagggagggagggagggagggaaggaaggaagaaaggaagaaaagaaaagcaaaatgatgaGCTGAGTATGGTAtctcaagcctttgatcccagctcttggtgggggaggggcagagatagcagatctctgagtttgaagttaATCTGgtttacatatcaagttccaggtcagccagggcctTATAGTGAGACattaccttaaaaaaagaaaatgaaaaagtgtCAAGGAGCAGAGGAAGACATCTAATGTACTTTTCGAGCCTCCacaaatgtacaaacacatatCCCTCTcatatgtgtaccacacacacacacacacacacacacacacacacacagtgaacagTGATTACCTAGAAGGCTTACTGAACACCGATCACTGTGGGCTCAATGCTTTGCAGCCTGACGGAAATTCTTGGCCTGGTGCCCGCATGTTTACATCCATCAGTTTCCTGGGTGATGTTGATGGTACTGGTCTCCACGCATGGAGATCCACAGTCCCAGGAATTCTGgactttattaatttaaaaagcaatgtaCTCACACACCTCTTTCCATCTAGGAGTCACAAATCCACAGGGCAGGTGCAGGCAAAAATCAGTTTATTTCGCAACCTGGATGGATAGTTTCTCAGCCTTCTCCTTTCATCCTCTAACCACTCTGTGAGGCAGGGATTGCCTCTATTGTGCAAATGAAGGAACTAAGTTCAAACACTGAGAGACACAAGTGCCACATGGTCCCAGCTAATCACTGCTGACTTTTATCCTGCTTCAGCGCTTTTAAGGTCCTAAatcataaacaatttaaaaaaatgcccaaGGCCTATAAAAAAGAGATGTTTCAACAATTACAAAAAGAAATCGCTTGGAGATCGAGCTTGGTGGCGAGAGCCCGCTCCATTCCCagcaaggaggggagggagggagggagggagggagggagaagccaaTTGCAATGCCAGCAATCAATGCGTGTGAAGCCGTGTTAGTCCCACCAGCTCCAGGCGAGATCTAAGAAGGGACTTCTCAAATGCAAAGCCTTGAAGAATCTTTCGGCAGGGGGAGGTGGAAGGAATTTGATCACTGAACACACGAGAGGTCAGAAGGCGTATAGCAACACAGACAGGAAATGTTACCAGAGGCCAGGAGCAACAGAATTGTATCTGGAACAGACGGGGCAGGGACTGAGATGAGGGAGGGTGAGCATCCATCAAGCCAAAGGGTGTGACTTAGCCATTATCCATCACTCCTGAGACACTCCTGAGCACGGCGCTCTAGCTGACCTTAGAGTCTCTTAGGGCTGAAAACAGGACAAACTCCATGGTCTCCTCCCTGGCTCTGCTACAGTCTCAAAGTCTGAAGTTCTGTATAATCCCTTCCAATGAACCTTGGAGTACTTCAGGACTTCGCTCCCCTTTGATGCCCTCAGGAGATGTGGTTCTCTCGCGCGTGCACCCTCTCTCTGCATCCTTTTcaaaggagagatggctcagtaattaagagtgctggctgctcttacagagaacccgggtttaattcccagcacccacatgacggctcacgaccatctgtaactccagtttcaggggattccaTGCCCtgttctggactccacaggcaccatgTATACAACTGGTATACAGAcctatatgtaggcaaaacactcttacacataaaataaaaataaaaataataaaacgagcattttttaaaaatgtattttggtcCAGTGTAGTGGTGcaaacctttgatcccagcacttaggtggcagaaggaagcagatctctgtgagtttaaggctagcctggtctacatagtgagtttcaggacagacagagctacatagtgagaccctgtcttgaaaaacaaaacaaaatatgtttattgtgctaggtacatacctttaatctcagcactcagggggcagagttAAAttctagcctgatctacacagtgagttcagggccagccagggcgacacagtgagcgcgtgtgtgtgtgtgtgtgtgtgtgtgtgtgtgtgtgt includes the following:
- the Lbx2 gene encoding transcription factor LBX2 — protein: MGLQPSSWGRIRGRGPRSEAEGWGPEEVVEPRAAGGGTVTTRLAMNSGRQRRTPFSIADILGPSMVPRAPSAPPLPEASPDPASPLYALEELTSKTFLGRDPRALQPSEGRGAPEAPPGPGAGVRRRRKSRTAFTAQQVLELERRFVFQKYLAPSERDGLAARLGLANAQVVTWFQNRRAKLKRDVEEMRADVASLCALSPGVLCHLALPDSASSPDPGPTGPDSEPHLSDEEIQVDD